The Limibacillus sp. genome has a segment encoding these proteins:
- the fdhD gene encoding formate dehydrogenase accessory sulfurtransferase FdhD yields the protein MSHSKPEASAHAASDAKSSLRKGTAKAASAADLAEFLLRPDPEDPALTETVSGIDQDGNAVDTRVVVERPLTLYLNRQEIVTMMTIGDHPDYLAVGYLLNQNMLRPDDVITGIDHDDDLEVVVVRTERETDYEEKLQKKVRTSGCAQGTVFGDLMEKFDEVRLDPDARIKTSWLAELSRKINGAPSLYLEAGAIHGCVLCQEDRPLIYMEDVGRHNAVDKIAGYMLMNGLSADQKIFYTTGRLTSEMVIKTVQMGIPILVSRSGFTAWGVELARQAGLTLIGRAKGKRFVALSGQERIVFDGAAFDEEDERHARKGSRRES from the coding sequence ATGTCGCACAGCAAGCCAGAAGCCTCCGCCCACGCCGCCTCGGACGCCAAGAGCAGCCTGCGCAAGGGCACCGCGAAGGCGGCCAGCGCGGCCGATCTCGCCGAGTTCCTGCTGCGTCCGGACCCTGAAGACCCGGCGCTAACCGAGACGGTGTCGGGCATCGATCAGGACGGAAACGCGGTGGATACCCGCGTCGTGGTGGAGCGGCCCTTGACCCTCTACCTCAACCGGCAGGAGATCGTCACCATGATGACGATCGGCGACCATCCGGACTATCTGGCGGTCGGCTACCTGTTGAACCAGAACATGCTGCGTCCCGACGACGTCATCACCGGCATCGATCACGACGACGACCTGGAAGTCGTGGTGGTGCGCACCGAGCGCGAGACCGACTACGAAGAAAAGCTCCAGAAGAAGGTCCGGACCTCCGGCTGCGCCCAGGGCACGGTCTTCGGTGACCTGATGGAAAAGTTCGACGAGGTCCGGCTGGACCCGGACGCGCGCATCAAGACCTCCTGGCTGGCTGAGCTGTCGCGCAAGATCAACGGCGCGCCCAGCCTCTATCTGGAGGCCGGGGCGATTCATGGCTGCGTGCTCTGTCAGGAGGACCGCCCGCTGATCTACATGGAGGACGTCGGGCGCCACAACGCGGTCGACAAGATCGCGGGTTACATGCTGATGAACGGGCTCTCGGCGGACCAGAAGATTTTCTACACCACCGGACGTTTGACCTCCGAGATGGTCATCAAGACGGTGCAGATGGGCATCCCGATCCTGGTCTCGCGCTCGGGCTTCACGGCCTGGGGCGTGGAGTTGGCGCGGCAGGCGGGCCTTACCCTGATCGGCCGGGCCAAGGGCAAACGCTTCGTCGCGCTGTCCGGTCAGGAGCGCATCGTTTTCGACGGCGCGGCCTTCGATGAGGAGGACGAGCGCCACGCCCGCAAGGGGAGCCGGCGGGAGTCATGA
- a CDS encoding 4Fe-4S dicluster domain-containing protein codes for MKIEGKEVLLCNCEHSMPLDGKKIAKACAAAGAEGELTLASQLCRSQVQNFQSALSANQKVLVACTQESPLFAELADEMGYEGELGFFNIRELAGWSEEGGKADAKIAALSAAAAADLKPTPTITFESEGVCLIYGKGQDALEAAAQLADRLEVTVVLTGEEEVIPPRRVEVPIFKGRITQAKGHLGGFALNLDGHAAAEPSARAALSFGQARNNVYSECDLILDLTGGDPLFTGHERRDGYFRPDPGNPAEVMKAVMEIADLVGEFEKPRYVSYDSSICAHGRSRKVGCTRCLDGCPASAIRSLGDTVEIDPHLCAGCGVCASVCPTGAVTYQLPAGDSLFMKLRTLLNAYHKAGGKQAVVLLYDERHGAELLSLASRFGAGLPARVLPLAVNEVTEVGIDFFSSAFGFGADRVAILAGPEKKGELDGLAGQMGLAETIMEGLGYNEDDGHARIALIEERDPEALSTLLAGLPRGGTAKPGGFLPMGGKRSRTNLALAHLHKEAPRALDILPLPKGAPFGTVKVDTEGCTMCLACVGACPTGALQDDPDRPFLGFREDACVQCGLCKNTCPESVISLEPRLNFTEQAREVRVLNEAEPFNCIRCGKPFAVAQSIETILDKLADKHWMFMGGAAADKIKMCEDCRVNEQFSGENPMASGQRPVTRTTDDYLRERNSGILDDEE; via the coding sequence ATGAAGATCGAGGGCAAGGAAGTCCTTCTCTGCAACTGCGAACACAGCATGCCGCTGGACGGCAAGAAGATTGCCAAGGCCTGCGCGGCCGCCGGCGCCGAAGGGGAGCTGACCCTGGCCAGCCAGCTTTGCCGCAGCCAGGTCCAGAACTTCCAGAGCGCCCTTTCAGCCAACCAGAAGGTGCTGGTGGCCTGCACGCAGGAATCGCCGCTCTTCGCCGAACTGGCCGATGAGATGGGCTACGAAGGCGAACTGGGGTTCTTCAACATTCGCGAACTGGCCGGCTGGTCCGAGGAGGGCGGCAAGGCGGACGCCAAGATCGCCGCGCTCAGCGCCGCCGCCGCCGCCGATCTTAAGCCCACGCCCACGATCACCTTTGAGTCCGAAGGCGTCTGCCTGATCTACGGCAAGGGTCAGGATGCTCTGGAGGCGGCAGCGCAGCTTGCCGACCGGCTGGAGGTCACGGTGGTTCTGACCGGCGAGGAAGAGGTAATCCCGCCGCGCCGGGTCGAGGTGCCGATCTTCAAGGGCCGCATCACCCAAGCCAAGGGCCACCTGGGCGGCTTCGCGCTGAACCTGGACGGCCACGCCGCCGCCGAGCCCTCGGCCAGGGCCGCGCTCAGCTTCGGGCAGGCGCGCAACAACGTCTACAGCGAGTGCGACCTGATCCTGGACCTGACCGGCGGCGACCCGCTTTTCACCGGTCATGAGCGGCGCGACGGCTACTTCCGTCCCGACCCCGGCAATCCGGCTGAGGTGATGAAGGCGGTCATGGAGATCGCCGATCTGGTCGGTGAGTTCGAAAAGCCCCGTTACGTCAGCTACGACTCCTCGATCTGCGCGCATGGCCGGAGCCGGAAGGTCGGCTGCACGCGCTGTCTCGACGGCTGCCCGGCCAGCGCGATCCGCTCGCTCGGCGACACCGTGGAGATCGATCCGCATCTCTGCGCGGGCTGCGGCGTCTGCGCCTCGGTCTGCCCGACCGGCGCCGTCACCTACCAGCTGCCCGCGGGCGACTCGCTCTTCATGAAACTGCGCACGCTCCTGAACGCCTACCACAAGGCCGGCGGCAAGCAGGCTGTGGTCCTGCTTTACGACGAGCGCCATGGCGCAGAGCTGCTCTCGCTCGCCTCGCGCTTCGGGGCGGGCCTGCCTGCCCGCGTCCTCCCGCTCGCCGTCAATGAGGTGACGGAGGTCGGCATCGACTTCTTTTCCAGCGCCTTCGGCTTCGGCGCGGACCGCGTCGCCATCCTGGCCGGGCCGGAGAAGAAGGGCGAGCTCGACGGCCTGGCGGGCCAGATGGGTCTCGCCGAGACGATCATGGAGGGCCTGGGCTACAACGAGGACGACGGCCACGCCCGTATCGCCCTGATCGAAGAGCGGGATCCCGAAGCCCTCTCTACCCTGCTCGCCGGCCTGCCGCGCGGCGGCACCGCCAAGCCCGGCGGTTTCCTGCCCATGGGCGGCAAGCGCAGCCGCACCAACCTGGCGCTTGCCCATCTGCACAAGGAAGCGCCGCGCGCCCTCGACATTCTGCCGCTTCCCAAAGGCGCGCCCTTCGGCACGGTGAAGGTCGACACGGAAGGCTGCACCATGTGCCTCGCCTGTGTCGGGGCCTGCCCGACCGGCGCGCTGCAGGACGACCCGGACCGCCCCTTCCTGGGGTTCAGGGAGGACGCCTGCGTGCAGTGCGGTCTCTGCAAGAACACCTGTCCGGAGAGCGTGATCTCTCTCGAACCGCGTCTCAATTTCACCGAGCAGGCGCGCGAGGTGCGCGTGCTGAACGAGGCCGAGCCCTTCAACTGCATCCGCTGCGGCAAGCCCTTCGCGGTCGCGCAGTCCATCGAGACGATCCTGGACAAGCTGGCCGACAAGCACTGGATGTTCATGGGCGGCGCTGCCGCCGACAAGATCAAGATGTGCGAGGACTGCCGCGTCAACGAGCAGTTCTCGGGCGAGAACCCCATGGCCTCCGGGCAACGCCCGGTCACGCGCACGACTGACGACTACCTTCGCGAACGCAACAGCGGTATCCTCGACGACGAGGAGTAG
- a CDS encoding C40 family peptidase: MAATLDRRLHAYRDDLADAALKGQVEATRFVEPQFRQVCADRAPLRRAPNPDSEQEAEAIFGERMRLFEEQDGWAWVQSERDGYVGYCEADRLTGASWTSSHVVAVPRTPLFSGPGLKYAIRQFLHMESTLEVLDAKDGYLQTPHGWVFAKHLCTKRQHQTDYVNSALLFIGVPYVWGGRSSLGLDCSGLVQVVLQRAGIEAPRDSDMQAKSGLLGEKLSADILPKRGDIIFWKGHVAIALDQNRVVHATGHHLAVVVEPLEDIDERARAESGEGITVVRRPPVSLKP; this comes from the coding sequence ATGGCCGCGACGCTGGACCGCCGCTTGCACGCCTACCGCGACGATCTGGCCGACGCCGCCTTGAAGGGACAGGTCGAGGCAACCCGTTTCGTCGAACCGCAGTTCCGTCAGGTTTGCGCCGACCGCGCGCCGCTGCGCCGGGCGCCCAATCCCGACTCCGAGCAAGAAGCTGAAGCCATCTTCGGCGAGCGCATGCGGCTCTTCGAGGAACAGGACGGCTGGGCCTGGGTGCAGAGCGAACGCGACGGCTACGTCGGCTATTGCGAGGCGGACCGGCTGACCGGCGCCAGCTGGACCAGCAGTCACGTGGTCGCGGTGCCGCGCACACCCCTTTTTTCCGGCCCGGGGCTGAAGTACGCGATCCGCCAGTTCCTGCACATGGAAAGCACGCTCGAGGTTCTGGACGCCAAGGACGGCTACCTGCAGACGCCCCACGGCTGGGTCTTCGCCAAGCACCTCTGCACCAAGCGGCAGCACCAGACCGACTACGTCAACAGCGCCCTCCTCTTCATCGGCGTCCCTTATGTCTGGGGCGGACGCTCCAGCCTGGGCCTGGACTGTTCGGGCCTCGTCCAGGTCGTGCTGCAGCGCGCCGGCATCGAAGCGCCGCGCGACAGCGACATGCAGGCCAAGAGCGGCTTGCTGGGCGAGAAGCTGTCGGCCGATATCCTGCCCAAGCGGGGGGACATCATCTTCTGGAAAGGCCACGTCGCCATCGCGCTGGACCAGAACCGCGTGGTTCACGCCACGGGCCATCACCTGGCCGTGGTCGTGGAACCTCTTGAGGACATCGACGAGCGCGCCCGCGCGGAAAGCGGAGAGGGCATCACGGTGGTGCGCCGCCCTCCGGTCAGCTTGAAACCCTAG